Proteins from a genomic interval of Flammeovirgaceae bacterium SG7u.111:
- a CDS encoding NADAR family protein, translated as MKYDKDWMKEKYSNDGGVEYLFFWGHQPRKDGQIGMSCLSQWYEREFEYDGIKYLTAEHWMMAEKAKLFRDKTILEKILNCNSPKEAKSLGRKVKNFEGKNWIENRERIVKNGNYLKFKQNKELWKYLDGTGDKVLVEASPYDKIWGIGMKNGDKGIENPINWRGLNLLGYALMEVRDKLRNE; from the coding sequence ATGAAATATGACAAAGATTGGATGAAGGAAAAATATAGTAATGATGGAGGAGTTGAATATTTATTTTTTTGGGGACATCAACCGAGAAAAGACGGTCAGATAGGGATGTCATGTTTAAGCCAATGGTACGAAAGAGAATTTGAATACGATGGAATAAAATATTTAACAGCCGAGCATTGGATGATGGCTGAAAAAGCCAAGCTGTTTAGAGATAAAACAATTCTTGAAAAAATATTGAATTGTAATTCACCGAAAGAAGCAAAGAGCCTTGGAAGAAAAGTCAAAAATTTTGAGGGAAAGAATTGGATAGAAAATAGAGAAAGAATAGTGAAAAACGGAAACTATCTGAAATTCAAACAAAATAAAGAATTGTGGAAATACTTAGATGGAACGGGAGATAAAGTTTTAGTGGAAGCAAGTCCATACGATAAAATTTGGGGAATAGGCATGAAGAACGGAGATAAAGGTATAGAAAATCCAATTAATTGGAGAGGTTTGAATTTATTGGGATATGCATTGATGGAAGTAAGAGATAAATTAAGAAACGAATAA
- a CDS encoding glycoside hydrolase family 2 protein, with translation MKKNLNLLILAISALFNWGCQSGSSPSTPFTMELNQNWQFRNVGNDTWSSATVPGTVHTDLLNNNEIEDPYYRLNEHDLQWIDKEDWEYQTSFSVSAEVLSKDKVALEFLGLDTYASVYLNDSLLIKTDNMFREYTADCKPLLKEGENTLRILFESPITIGLEKYDGYDYKIPVSNNDLAEIGNVPDGKYVSVYTRKAGYHFGWDWGPRFVTSGVWRPINLKAWNGFEIEDIFIQQKELGEKASMLAHVEVSSLSASEDASVEIMVNGKSIKTEAVKLVTGANKLSIPFEILDPKRWWPNGMGEQYLYDVEVKLTNKNVADSGKKRIGLRTVKLVTEPDEIGTSFYFEVNGHPVFMKGVNYIPLDLFLTRVTDERYEQTLQSAVDANMNMVRVWGGGVYENDVFYEKCDEKGLLVWQDFMFACAMFPGDEAFLENVKQEAIDNVKRLRNHPSIALWCGNNEILAAWEGWGWKNQMIEEQSQEVADKIWKSYQDIFHKVLPEAVAEFDGDRRYWASSPSTSMGVPESATRTAGDMHYWGVWWGKEPFKNYETVMPRFMSEFGFQSFPDFSTVQKYTAPEDHDVYSEVMESHQRSTIGNVTIEEYLVRHYKQPKNFESFLYVSHLLQAKGIGFGMEAHRRNRKHCMGSLYWQINDCWPVASWSSIDYYGKWKALHYRTKKAFEDLLVSYEYTDDSLKAFVISDLLEPVEAELKLTLMDFEGNKLEEVGKAITVKENTSEVYIELMQNKLLKGKNKKTVFVVGELVQGDKVLNQNIHFFAPPKDLALPNPDLSYEVKEAVDQFEVTVKTKKLAKDVYLYTSSTANFSDNYFDLLPGSEVTLSIPKSAASDLAAFKEDLKVMTLVDSY, from the coding sequence ATGAAGAAGAACTTGAACTTGCTTATTTTGGCAATAAGCGCACTTTTTAATTGGGGTTGCCAGTCGGGCAGCTCTCCCTCAACTCCTTTTACTATGGAACTCAATCAGAATTGGCAGTTTAGAAATGTAGGCAACGACACTTGGTCGTCTGCGACAGTGCCTGGTACGGTACACACCGATTTGCTAAACAACAATGAGATTGAAGATCCTTATTACCGGCTCAATGAGCACGACTTGCAATGGATAGACAAGGAGGATTGGGAGTACCAAACTAGCTTTAGTGTATCTGCCGAGGTACTTTCCAAAGATAAGGTTGCCTTGGAGTTTTTGGGGCTAGATACCTATGCAAGCGTATATCTGAACGATTCGCTGCTTATCAAAACCGACAACATGTTTAGGGAGTACACCGCCGATTGTAAGCCCTTGCTCAAAGAAGGCGAAAATACCTTGCGCATCCTTTTTGAATCACCTATCACCATCGGCTTGGAAAAGTACGATGGGTACGATTACAAAATCCCAGTTTCCAACAACGATTTGGCAGAGATCGGGAACGTTCCAGATGGGAAGTACGTGAGCGTGTACACCCGAAAAGCTGGCTACCATTTCGGTTGGGACTGGGGGCCTCGCTTTGTGACCTCTGGCGTTTGGCGACCGATCAACTTGAAGGCTTGGAACGGTTTTGAAATAGAAGATATTTTTATCCAGCAAAAGGAACTGGGTGAAAAAGCATCGATGCTCGCACATGTGGAGGTTTCATCGCTATCTGCTTCTGAAGATGCTTCTGTAGAGATAATGGTGAATGGGAAAAGTATAAAGACTGAGGCAGTAAAGCTAGTGACTGGTGCAAATAAGCTTAGTATCCCTTTTGAAATTCTTGACCCCAAAAGGTGGTGGCCCAACGGAATGGGCGAGCAATACTTGTACGATGTAGAAGTGAAGTTGACTAATAAAAACGTAGCCGATTCGGGCAAAAAGCGTATTGGACTCAGAACGGTAAAGTTGGTGACCGAGCCTGATGAAATAGGGACTTCGTTCTATTTTGAAGTGAACGGGCATCCGGTATTTATGAAAGGGGTAAACTACATTCCCCTCGACCTGTTTCTCACCCGTGTGACGGATGAGCGCTACGAGCAAACCTTGCAGTCTGCCGTAGATGCCAACATGAATATGGTCCGGGTTTGGGGCGGTGGAGTTTACGAAAACGATGTTTTTTACGAGAAATGCGATGAAAAAGGGCTGCTCGTTTGGCAAGATTTTATGTTTGCCTGCGCCATGTTCCCCGGCGATGAAGCATTTCTAGAAAATGTGAAGCAAGAAGCTATAGACAATGTAAAACGCCTCCGAAATCATCCATCTATTGCCCTTTGGTGTGGGAACAACGAGATTTTGGCTGCTTGGGAAGGCTGGGGCTGGAAAAATCAGATGATTGAAGAGCAGTCCCAAGAAGTGGCGGATAAGATTTGGAAATCGTACCAAGATATTTTTCACAAGGTTCTTCCTGAAGCTGTAGCAGAATTCGATGGGGACCGAAGGTATTGGGCTTCCTCTCCAAGTACTTCGATGGGCGTTCCAGAATCTGCAACAAGAACGGCTGGAGACATGCACTACTGGGGCGTTTGGTGGGGCAAAGAACCTTTCAAAAACTATGAAACCGTGATGCCTCGCTTTATGTCTGAGTTTGGTTTCCAATCCTTTCCCGATTTCTCTACCGTGCAAAAATATACCGCTCCCGAAGACCACGATGTATATTCGGAAGTGATGGAATCGCATCAGCGCTCTACCATTGGCAATGTGACCATTGAAGAATACTTGGTGAGGCATTACAAACAACCCAAAAATTTTGAATCCTTCTTGTACGTGAGCCACCTATTGCAAGCCAAGGGAATAGGTTTTGGTATGGAAGCCCATCGCCGAAATAGGAAGCATTGCATGGGTTCGTTGTACTGGCAGATCAACGATTGCTGGCCGGTGGCATCTTGGTCGAGCATCGATTATTATGGCAAGTGGAAAGCCTTGCACTATCGCACTAAAAAAGCTTTTGAAGACCTGCTGGTTTCTTACGAATACACCGATGATAGCTTGAAAGCTTTTGTGATTTCCGATTTGCTAGAACCTGTAGAAGCGGAATTGAAATTAACATTGATGGACTTTGAAGGAAACAAGTTGGAAGAAGTAGGAAAAGCCATCACCGTGAAGGAAAACACTAGCGAAGTTTATATTGAATTGATGCAAAATAAGCTGCTGAAAGGTAAGAATAAAAAGACAGTGTTTGTAGTTGGCGAGTTGGTACAAGGCGATAAAGTGCTGAACCAAAACATCCATTTCTTTGCGCCACCCAAAGATTTGGCTTTGCCTAACCCGGATTTGAGCTATGAAGTGAAAGAAGCAGTCGACCAGTTTGAGGTGACGGTAAAAACCAAGAAGCTTGCCAAGGACGTGTACCTCTACACCAGCTCCACCGCCAACTTTTCCGACAACTATTTCGATTTGCTCCCCGGCAGTGAAGTCACCCTAAGTATCCCAAAATCTGCGGCAAGTGATTTGGCAGCTTTCAAAGAAGACTTGAAAGTGATGACTTTGGTGGATAGTTATTAG
- a CDS encoding zeta toxin family protein has protein sequence MKKLYIISGCNGAGKTTASYTILPEVLDCEEFVNADEIARGLSPFNPEKSAVHAGRLMLTKIQHLIETGQDFAFETTLATKSYKNLVNKAKENGYKVILLFFWLRTPELAVKRVEIRVKEGGHHIPGNVIRRRYENGLKNFFNIYEPKVDEWMLIDNSGEPYEIIAKKGLKTSKVSNTEKWNYLLKKYKIDGK, from the coding sequence GTGAAAAAACTTTACATCATATCGGGCTGTAATGGTGCAGGAAAAACTACTGCTTCTTACACAATTCTTCCAGAAGTATTAGACTGTGAAGAATTTGTAAATGCAGATGAAATTGCAAGAGGGCTTTCTCCTTTTAACCCTGAAAAATCTGCTGTACACGCAGGAAGGTTAATGTTGACCAAAATCCAACATTTAATAGAAACGGGTCAAGACTTCGCCTTTGAAACTACCCTTGCAACTAAAAGCTATAAGAACCTTGTCAACAAGGCAAAAGAAAATGGTTATAAGGTAATTCTTTTATTTTTCTGGTTAAGAACGCCAGAGCTTGCCGTAAAAAGAGTGGAAATTCGTGTAAAAGAAGGTGGACACCATATTCCTGGAAATGTGATTAGAAGAAGATATGAAAACGGGTTAAAAAATTTCTTCAATATCTACGAACCAAAAGTTGACGAATGGATGTTGATTGATAATTCGGGCGAACCTTATGAGATAATTGCCAAAAAAGGGCTTAAAACTAGCAAGGTATCAAATACAGAAAAGTGGAATTACCTCTTAAAAAAATATAAAATTGATGGAAAATAG